The genomic region TGCCGAGGACCAGGATTGGTCCATCGTTCCCTCTCTTGACGCGCTGGATCTCGGCGACCACGTCCTCGCCGATGACCGTGGTGTTGTTCCATTGCGGGTCCTTGAGCGTGGTGGAGACCACCTGCTTCGGCATGCCGTTCATCTTATCCGCAAAAACATACATGTCATCTTCGGTCCCTTCGGCGACTTCTCCCGGCTTGCGCTCCGAGCGCTGCGGCCAGGCCCCGGCGAACGATTCGTAGGTCACCCGACCGATGAGGAGCGATTCCGCCTCCAGGACTTCGTCCAGCTTGTAGCGCAGCTGCTCCGGCCCCATGAAATCGAAGACCCAGCCGCTGTGTGGATGCCCCGGCTCCCCGCCGGGCGCCTCCATCACCCCGTCCAGCGTTACGAACTCCGAAACGATCAGCTTTCGCATGGGCTCACGGAATGTCTCGACCGGTTGTCTTGTCGCTCGAGCCTGTGAGAATCATTCGTTGCCTCAATGGCTTTCGGGCGCGGGGAAGCGGCCGGCATCCACGTC from Candidatus Polarisedimenticolia bacterium harbors:
- a CDS encoding dihydrofolate reductase family protein; amino-acid sequence: MRKLIVSEFVTLDGVMEAPGGEPGHPHSGWVFDFMGPEQLRYKLDEVLEAESLLIGRVTYESFAGAWPQRSERKPGEVAEGTEDDMYVFADKMNGMPKQVVSTTLKDPQWNNTTVIGEDVVAEIQRVKRGNDGPILVLGSRTLVHTLMENDLIDEYRLMVFPVVLGSGRRLFPETLRKTVLRLVGMRDFTTGVVVHTLRP